A window of Silurus meridionalis isolate SWU-2019-XX chromosome 28, ASM1480568v1, whole genome shotgun sequence contains these coding sequences:
- the tp53bp2a gene encoding apoptosis-stimulating of p53 protein 2a isoform X1 — MSTQVLVTVLMWGKMFLTVYLSNNDQHFTEVPITPETVCWDVVELCKEPGEVDCHLTEMWRGSERTVGENERMLELLQRWGSRKSEVRFFLRHERTPGREPGNARGMDQRRNGVKGPPDRRMENGVAAPRMDMTLAELQEMATRQQQQIDAQQQLLSSKEQRLRYLKQQDQMKQQQVSEQEKLQRLRENVDKQEARLKKVRALKGQVEQKRISNGKLVEEIEQMNNLLQQKQRELVVAVSKVEELSRQLEMLKNGKMDAVHDNQSAVAELDRLYRELQLRNNMNQEQNTKLQQQRENLNKKNQEVANMDKRVSELRDRLWKKKAALQQKENLPNGFPVKEKASKDTQPKVSSDGQPPQSGGQSRVAAVGPYIQSSTMPRGPARQDLVKPVYPEGAATLPHQDRSTGTVSAPAKPGTEETFLLKPLKELRAKRKGLPTSKAPKVSDWSSSPTGSTTSHASSTLPRLPSQAPQEQAPDDTDVLKRGQQDRKRPISMFESSEQSTASLRKNQSSEDLARDAQNAAKNPVKVPPPVPSKPRQVNLPFPNAGTFPGKGKLSGQQQRTPLPPTQSNTLPLPSKQETPPAATVRPFTPEPKEPSIQKPQTVAASSIYSMYTKQPAVSKGIQQGIQGALNRSHNRYNFVSMYGKPVIPTGQQSQSPQMDNPYMERPNVPEMETDQGTNGAPAPENQETERIPRPLSPTKLLPFISNPYRNQSDMDLEALRKKLCNAPRPLKKRSSITEPEGPAGPNMQKLLYQKTTLAAMETTVSPPRPAEEKSASPDPVNTEPSEPESPEQPLTDPLPPIHVLKIDGEDFIPPPPPSHPAPRPEDALLIPPPPPPEVEEQLPLPAESYVEEFPPYPPPPYPSGAEQEALGDDTLNMKPPEVMGQVPLPPGKRTNLRKDGSERIDHSMRVKFNPLALLLDSSLEGEYDLVQRIIYEVEDPSLPNDEGITALHNAVCAGHTEIVKFLVQFGVNVNAADSDGWTPLHCAASCNNVQVCKFLVESGAAVFAATYSDLQTAADKCEELEEGYTQCSQFLYGVQEKMGIMNRGVVYALWDYASGEDDELQFKEGDCMTVVRREDEDEIEWWWARMGDKEGYIPRNLLGLYPRIKPRQRSLA; from the exons ATGAGCACACAGGTGTTGGTGACTGTACTGATGTGGGGAAAG ATGTTCTTGACCGTATACCTCAGCAACAACGACCAGCATTTCACCGAGGTGCCCATAACCCCTGAGACGGTGTGCTGGGATGTGGTGGAGCTCTGCAAGGAGCCAGGCGAGGTGGACTGCCACTTGACGGAGATGTGGCGAGGATCAG agcGAACTGTGGGCGAGAACGAGAGGATGCTGGAGCTACTACAGCGCTGGGGCTCACGCAAATCAGAGGTCCGCTTCTTCCTGCGGCACGAAAGAACCCCGGGCCGCGAGCCAG GCAATGCCAGGGGGATGGATCAGCGGAGGAACGGCGTTAAAGGACCCCCAGATCGAAGGATGGAGAACGGG GTGGCTGCTCCACGCATGGACATGACTCTCGCTGAGCTGCAGGAGATGGCGACCCGACAGCAGCAACAAATCGATGCGCAGCAACAACTCCTGTCGTCGAAG GAGCAGCGTCTGCGCTACCTGAAGCAGCAAGACCAGATGAAGCAGCAGCAGGTTTCAGAGCAGGAAAAGTTACAGCGCCTCAGGGAGAACGTGGATAAACAGGAGGCTCGGCTGAAGAAAGTGCGCGCCCTCAAGGGCCAGGTGGAGCAGAAGCGCATCAGCAACGGAAAACTGG TGGAAGAGATCGAGCAGATGAACAACCTGCTGCAGCAGAAGCAGCGCGAGCTCGTGGTGGCGGTGTCCAAAGTCGAGGAGCTCAGCAGGCAGCTGGAGATGCTAAAGAACGGCAAGATGGACGCCGTGCACGACAATCAGAGCGCCGTGGCGGAGCTCGACCGTCTCTACAGAGAGCTACAG CTGAGGAACAACATGAATCAGGAGCAGAACACGAAACTGCAGCAGCAGAGGGAGAACCTGAACAAGAAGAACCAGGAGGTGGCCAACATGGACAAGCGTGTCAGCGAACTCCGCGATCGTCTTTGGAAGAAGAAAGCGGCGCTGCAGCAGAAAGAGAATCTTCCA AATGGCTTCCCCGTTAAGGAAAAGGCTTCAAAAGATACCCAACCCAAG GTGTCTTCTGATGGACAGCCCCCTCAATCAGGAGGTCAGTCTCGTGTGGCTGCCGTGGGGCCGTACATCCAGTCGTCCACCATGCCACGCGGTCCAGCCAGACAGGATCTGGTGAAGCCCGTCTACCCCGAGGGCGCAGCCACACTGCCACATCAGGACAGGAGTACCGGCACGGTGTCGGCACCGGCCAAACCTGGCACAG AAGAAACGTTCTTGCTTAAGCCGCTGAAAGAACTGCGGGCGAAGAGAAAAG gtcTTCCGACGTCAAAGGCACCTAAAGTGTCTGATTGGAGCTCATCTCCCACAGGTTCTACCACCAGCCATGCTTCCTCCACTTTACCACGACTGCCAAGCCAAGCGCCTCAAGAGCAAG CTCCAGACGACACAGACGTGTTGAAAAGAGGACAGCAGGACCGAAAGCGCCCGATCTCCATGTTTGAATCCAGTGAACAGTCCACAGCCTCCCTACGCAAGAACCAGAGCAGTGAGGACCTTGCGAGAGACGCCCAG AATGCTGCCAAAAACCCGGTTAAAGTTCCCCCTCCCGTTCCAAGCAAACCTCGACAGGTCAATCTGCCCTTCCCAAATGCGGGCACCTTTCCAGGCAAGGGCAAACTGAGCGGCCAGCAGCAGCGCACACCTCTTCCACCCACTCAGAGCAACACACTTCCACTCCCATCCAAACAGGAAACCCCACCGGCTGCCACTGTTCGACCTTTTACCCCGGAGCCCAAGGAGCCCTCTATCCAGAAACCTCAGACAGTGGCAGCCAGCTCCATCTACTCCATGTACACAAAGCAGCCAGCAGTAAGCAAAGGCATTCAGCAAGGCATTCAGGGAGCGCTGAACCGGTCCCACAACCGCTACAACTTTGTCAGCA TGTACGGGAAACCAGTGATCCCCACAGGCCAGCAATCCCAGTCACCGCAAATGGACAACCCCTACATGGAGCGTCCGAATGTCCCCGAAATGGAGACCGACCAAGGCACGAACGGCGCTCCGGCTCCCGAGAACCAGGAGACCGAACGAATCCCGCGCCCGCTTAGCCCCACCAAGCtgctgcccttcatctccaacCCCTACCGCAACCAGAGTGACATGGACCTCGAGGCGCTGCGCAAGAAGCTCTGCAATGCTCCGAGGCCTCTTAAAAAGCGCAGCTCCATCACCGAACCTGAAGGTCCTGCGGGTCCTAACATGCAGAAACTTCTCTACCAGAAAACCACGCTGGCTGCCATGGAAACCACAGTCAGTCCTCCCAGACCTGCAGAAGAAAAGAGCGCATCACCCGATCCGGTCAACACAGAGCCATCAGAACCCGAATCCCCCGAGCAGCCGCTTACTGACCCGCTGCCACCTATACACGTCCTGAAAATCGACGGCGAGGACTTCATACCGCCCCCGCCGCCGTCTCACCCTGCTCCTCGCCCCGAAGACGCTCTCCTAATCCCACCGCCTCCTCCTCCTGAGGTCGAAGAGCAGCTCCCGTTGCCTGCTGAAAGTTATGTAGAGGAGTTCCCTCcctatcctcctcctccttatcCAAGCGGTGCTGAGCAGGAAGCTCTGGGGGATGACACATTAAACATGAAGCCACCAGAGGTCATGGGACAGGTTCCTCTACCACCA ggcAAGCGGACAAATTTGCGCAAGGATGGATCGGAACGCATCGACCATAGCATGAGGGTGAAATTCAACCCCTTGGCTTTGCTTCTGGACTCTTCTCTGGAGGGAGAGTACGATCTGGTGCAGCGAATCATCTACGAG GTGGAAGACCCCAGTCTGCCCAATGACGAAGGGATCACAGCCCTACACAACGCCGTCTGCGCCGGTCACACAGAGATCGTCAAATTCCTCGTACAGTTCGGAGTCAACGTCAACGCTGCTGACAGCGACGGCTG GACTCCGCTGCACTGCGCCGCGTCCTGTAATAACGTCCAGGTGTGCAAGTTCCTGGTGGAGTCCGGAGCAGCCGTGTTTGCCGCCACCTACAGCGACCTCCAGACGGCCGCGGATAAGTGCGAGGAGTTGGAGGAAGGCTACACCCAGTGCTCGCAGTTCCTCTATG GAGTGCAGGAGAAAATGGGCATCATGAACCGTGGTGTGGTGTACGCGCTGTGGGACTACGCGAGCGGCGAAGACGACGAGCTGCAGTTTAAAGAGGGAGACTGCATGACTGTGGTGAGGAGAGAGGACGAGGACGAGATCGAGTGGTGGTGGGCACGCATGGGAGACAAGGAAGGATACATTCCCAGGAACTTACTCGGG CTATATCCAAGAATAAAGCCACGACAAAGGAGTTTGGCGTAA
- the tp53bp2a gene encoding apoptosis-stimulating of p53 protein 2a isoform X6 yields the protein MSTQVLVTVLMWGKMFLTVYLSNNDQHFTEVPITPETVCWDVVELCKEPGEVDCHLTEMWRGSERTVGENERMLELLQRWGSRKSEVRFFLRHERTPGREPGNARGMDQRRNGVKGPPDRRMENGVAAPRMDMTLAELQEMATRQQQQIDAQQQLLSSKEQRLRYLKQQDQMKQQQVSEQEKLQRLRENVDKQEARLKKVRALKGQVEQKRISNGKLVEEIEQMNNLLQQKQRELVVAVSKVEELSRQLEMLKNGKMDAVHDNQSAVAELDRLYRELQLRNNMNQEQNTKLQQQRENLNKKNQEVANMDKRVSELRDRLWKKKAALQQKENLPVSSDGQPPQSGGQSRVAAVGPYIQSSTMPRGPARQDLVKPVYPEGAATLPHQDRSTGTVSAPAKPGTGLPTSKAPKVSDWSSSPTGSTTSHASSTLPRLPSQAPQEQAPDDTDVLKRGQQDRKRPISMFESSEQSTASLRKNQSSEDLARDAQNAAKNPVKVPPPVPSKPRQVNLPFPNAGTFPGKGKLSGQQQRTPLPPTQSNTLPLPSKQETPPAATVRPFTPEPKEPSIQKPQTVAASSIYSMYTKQPAVSKGIQQGIQGALNRSHNRYNFVSMYGKPVIPTGQQSQSPQMDNPYMERPNVPEMETDQGTNGAPAPENQETERIPRPLSPTKLLPFISNPYRNQSDMDLEALRKKLCNAPRPLKKRSSITEPEGPAGPNMQKLLYQKTTLAAMETTVSPPRPAEEKSASPDPVNTEPSEPESPEQPLTDPLPPIHVLKIDGEDFIPPPPPSHPAPRPEDALLIPPPPPPEVEEQLPLPAESYVEEFPPYPPPPYPSGAEQEALGDDTLNMKPPEVMGQVPLPPGKRTNLRKDGSERIDHSMRVKFNPLALLLDSSLEGEYDLVQRIIYEVEDPSLPNDEGITALHNAVCAGHTEIVKFLVQFGVNVNAADSDGWTPLHCAASCNNVQVCKFLVESGAAVFAATYSDLQTAADKCEELEEGYTQCSQFLYGVQEKMGIMNRGVVYALWDYASGEDDELQFKEGDCMTVVRREDEDEIEWWWARMGDKEGYIPRNLLGLYPRIKPRQRSLA from the exons ATGAGCACACAGGTGTTGGTGACTGTACTGATGTGGGGAAAG ATGTTCTTGACCGTATACCTCAGCAACAACGACCAGCATTTCACCGAGGTGCCCATAACCCCTGAGACGGTGTGCTGGGATGTGGTGGAGCTCTGCAAGGAGCCAGGCGAGGTGGACTGCCACTTGACGGAGATGTGGCGAGGATCAG agcGAACTGTGGGCGAGAACGAGAGGATGCTGGAGCTACTACAGCGCTGGGGCTCACGCAAATCAGAGGTCCGCTTCTTCCTGCGGCACGAAAGAACCCCGGGCCGCGAGCCAG GCAATGCCAGGGGGATGGATCAGCGGAGGAACGGCGTTAAAGGACCCCCAGATCGAAGGATGGAGAACGGG GTGGCTGCTCCACGCATGGACATGACTCTCGCTGAGCTGCAGGAGATGGCGACCCGACAGCAGCAACAAATCGATGCGCAGCAACAACTCCTGTCGTCGAAG GAGCAGCGTCTGCGCTACCTGAAGCAGCAAGACCAGATGAAGCAGCAGCAGGTTTCAGAGCAGGAAAAGTTACAGCGCCTCAGGGAGAACGTGGATAAACAGGAGGCTCGGCTGAAGAAAGTGCGCGCCCTCAAGGGCCAGGTGGAGCAGAAGCGCATCAGCAACGGAAAACTGG TGGAAGAGATCGAGCAGATGAACAACCTGCTGCAGCAGAAGCAGCGCGAGCTCGTGGTGGCGGTGTCCAAAGTCGAGGAGCTCAGCAGGCAGCTGGAGATGCTAAAGAACGGCAAGATGGACGCCGTGCACGACAATCAGAGCGCCGTGGCGGAGCTCGACCGTCTCTACAGAGAGCTACAG CTGAGGAACAACATGAATCAGGAGCAGAACACGAAACTGCAGCAGCAGAGGGAGAACCTGAACAAGAAGAACCAGGAGGTGGCCAACATGGACAAGCGTGTCAGCGAACTCCGCGATCGTCTTTGGAAGAAGAAAGCGGCGCTGCAGCAGAAAGAGAATCTTCCA GTGTCTTCTGATGGACAGCCCCCTCAATCAGGAGGTCAGTCTCGTGTGGCTGCCGTGGGGCCGTACATCCAGTCGTCCACCATGCCACGCGGTCCAGCCAGACAGGATCTGGTGAAGCCCGTCTACCCCGAGGGCGCAGCCACACTGCCACATCAGGACAGGAGTACCGGCACGGTGTCGGCACCGGCCAAACCTGGCACAG gtcTTCCGACGTCAAAGGCACCTAAAGTGTCTGATTGGAGCTCATCTCCCACAGGTTCTACCACCAGCCATGCTTCCTCCACTTTACCACGACTGCCAAGCCAAGCGCCTCAAGAGCAAG CTCCAGACGACACAGACGTGTTGAAAAGAGGACAGCAGGACCGAAAGCGCCCGATCTCCATGTTTGAATCCAGTGAACAGTCCACAGCCTCCCTACGCAAGAACCAGAGCAGTGAGGACCTTGCGAGAGACGCCCAG AATGCTGCCAAAAACCCGGTTAAAGTTCCCCCTCCCGTTCCAAGCAAACCTCGACAGGTCAATCTGCCCTTCCCAAATGCGGGCACCTTTCCAGGCAAGGGCAAACTGAGCGGCCAGCAGCAGCGCACACCTCTTCCACCCACTCAGAGCAACACACTTCCACTCCCATCCAAACAGGAAACCCCACCGGCTGCCACTGTTCGACCTTTTACCCCGGAGCCCAAGGAGCCCTCTATCCAGAAACCTCAGACAGTGGCAGCCAGCTCCATCTACTCCATGTACACAAAGCAGCCAGCAGTAAGCAAAGGCATTCAGCAAGGCATTCAGGGAGCGCTGAACCGGTCCCACAACCGCTACAACTTTGTCAGCA TGTACGGGAAACCAGTGATCCCCACAGGCCAGCAATCCCAGTCACCGCAAATGGACAACCCCTACATGGAGCGTCCGAATGTCCCCGAAATGGAGACCGACCAAGGCACGAACGGCGCTCCGGCTCCCGAGAACCAGGAGACCGAACGAATCCCGCGCCCGCTTAGCCCCACCAAGCtgctgcccttcatctccaacCCCTACCGCAACCAGAGTGACATGGACCTCGAGGCGCTGCGCAAGAAGCTCTGCAATGCTCCGAGGCCTCTTAAAAAGCGCAGCTCCATCACCGAACCTGAAGGTCCTGCGGGTCCTAACATGCAGAAACTTCTCTACCAGAAAACCACGCTGGCTGCCATGGAAACCACAGTCAGTCCTCCCAGACCTGCAGAAGAAAAGAGCGCATCACCCGATCCGGTCAACACAGAGCCATCAGAACCCGAATCCCCCGAGCAGCCGCTTACTGACCCGCTGCCACCTATACACGTCCTGAAAATCGACGGCGAGGACTTCATACCGCCCCCGCCGCCGTCTCACCCTGCTCCTCGCCCCGAAGACGCTCTCCTAATCCCACCGCCTCCTCCTCCTGAGGTCGAAGAGCAGCTCCCGTTGCCTGCTGAAAGTTATGTAGAGGAGTTCCCTCcctatcctcctcctccttatcCAAGCGGTGCTGAGCAGGAAGCTCTGGGGGATGACACATTAAACATGAAGCCACCAGAGGTCATGGGACAGGTTCCTCTACCACCA ggcAAGCGGACAAATTTGCGCAAGGATGGATCGGAACGCATCGACCATAGCATGAGGGTGAAATTCAACCCCTTGGCTTTGCTTCTGGACTCTTCTCTGGAGGGAGAGTACGATCTGGTGCAGCGAATCATCTACGAG GTGGAAGACCCCAGTCTGCCCAATGACGAAGGGATCACAGCCCTACACAACGCCGTCTGCGCCGGTCACACAGAGATCGTCAAATTCCTCGTACAGTTCGGAGTCAACGTCAACGCTGCTGACAGCGACGGCTG GACTCCGCTGCACTGCGCCGCGTCCTGTAATAACGTCCAGGTGTGCAAGTTCCTGGTGGAGTCCGGAGCAGCCGTGTTTGCCGCCACCTACAGCGACCTCCAGACGGCCGCGGATAAGTGCGAGGAGTTGGAGGAAGGCTACACCCAGTGCTCGCAGTTCCTCTATG GAGTGCAGGAGAAAATGGGCATCATGAACCGTGGTGTGGTGTACGCGCTGTGGGACTACGCGAGCGGCGAAGACGACGAGCTGCAGTTTAAAGAGGGAGACTGCATGACTGTGGTGAGGAGAGAGGACGAGGACGAGATCGAGTGGTGGTGGGCACGCATGGGAGACAAGGAAGGATACATTCCCAGGAACTTACTCGGG CTATATCCAAGAATAAAGCCACGACAAAGGAGTTTGGCGTAA
- the tp53bp2a gene encoding apoptosis-stimulating of p53 protein 2a isoform X4 → MSTQVLVTVLMWGKMFLTVYLSNNDQHFTEVPITPETVCWDVVELCKEPGEVDCHLTEMWRGSERTVGENERMLELLQRWGSRKSEVRFFLRHERTPGREPGNARGMDQRRNGVKGPPDRRMENGVAAPRMDMTLAELQEMATRQQQQIDAQQQLLSSKEQRLRYLKQQDQMKQQQVSEQEKLQRLRENVDKQEARLKKVRALKGQVEQKRISNGKLVEEIEQMNNLLQQKQRELVVAVSKVEELSRQLEMLKNGKMDAVHDNQSAVAELDRLYRELQLRNNMNQEQNTKLQQQRENLNKKNQEVANMDKRVSELRDRLWKKKAALQQKENLPNGFPVKEKASKDTQPKVSSDGQPPQSGGQSRVAAVGPYIQSSTMPRGPARQDLVKPVYPEGAATLPHQDRSTGTVSAPAKPGTGLPTSKAPKVSDWSSSPTGSTTSHASSTLPRLPSQAPQEQAPDDTDVLKRGQQDRKRPISMFESSEQSTASLRKNQSSEDLARDAQNAAKNPVKVPPPVPSKPRQVNLPFPNAGTFPGKGKLSGQQQRTPLPPTQSNTLPLPSKQETPPAATVRPFTPEPKEPSIQKPQTVAASSIYSMYTKQPAVSKGIQQGIQGALNRSHNRYNFVSMYGKPVIPTGQQSQSPQMDNPYMERPNVPEMETDQGTNGAPAPENQETERIPRPLSPTKLLPFISNPYRNQSDMDLEALRKKLCNAPRPLKKRSSITEPEGPAGPNMQKLLYQKTTLAAMETTVSPPRPAEEKSASPDPVNTEPSEPESPEQPLTDPLPPIHVLKIDGEDFIPPPPPSHPAPRPEDALLIPPPPPPEVEEQLPLPAESYVEEFPPYPPPPYPSGAEQEALGDDTLNMKPPEVMGQVPLPPGKRTNLRKDGSERIDHSMRVKFNPLALLLDSSLEGEYDLVQRIIYEVEDPSLPNDEGITALHNAVCAGHTEIVKFLVQFGVNVNAADSDGWTPLHCAASCNNVQVCKFLVESGAAVFAATYSDLQTAADKCEELEEGYTQCSQFLYGVQEKMGIMNRGVVYALWDYASGEDDELQFKEGDCMTVVRREDEDEIEWWWARMGDKEGYIPRNLLGLYPRIKPRQRSLA, encoded by the exons ATGAGCACACAGGTGTTGGTGACTGTACTGATGTGGGGAAAG ATGTTCTTGACCGTATACCTCAGCAACAACGACCAGCATTTCACCGAGGTGCCCATAACCCCTGAGACGGTGTGCTGGGATGTGGTGGAGCTCTGCAAGGAGCCAGGCGAGGTGGACTGCCACTTGACGGAGATGTGGCGAGGATCAG agcGAACTGTGGGCGAGAACGAGAGGATGCTGGAGCTACTACAGCGCTGGGGCTCACGCAAATCAGAGGTCCGCTTCTTCCTGCGGCACGAAAGAACCCCGGGCCGCGAGCCAG GCAATGCCAGGGGGATGGATCAGCGGAGGAACGGCGTTAAAGGACCCCCAGATCGAAGGATGGAGAACGGG GTGGCTGCTCCACGCATGGACATGACTCTCGCTGAGCTGCAGGAGATGGCGACCCGACAGCAGCAACAAATCGATGCGCAGCAACAACTCCTGTCGTCGAAG GAGCAGCGTCTGCGCTACCTGAAGCAGCAAGACCAGATGAAGCAGCAGCAGGTTTCAGAGCAGGAAAAGTTACAGCGCCTCAGGGAGAACGTGGATAAACAGGAGGCTCGGCTGAAGAAAGTGCGCGCCCTCAAGGGCCAGGTGGAGCAGAAGCGCATCAGCAACGGAAAACTGG TGGAAGAGATCGAGCAGATGAACAACCTGCTGCAGCAGAAGCAGCGCGAGCTCGTGGTGGCGGTGTCCAAAGTCGAGGAGCTCAGCAGGCAGCTGGAGATGCTAAAGAACGGCAAGATGGACGCCGTGCACGACAATCAGAGCGCCGTGGCGGAGCTCGACCGTCTCTACAGAGAGCTACAG CTGAGGAACAACATGAATCAGGAGCAGAACACGAAACTGCAGCAGCAGAGGGAGAACCTGAACAAGAAGAACCAGGAGGTGGCCAACATGGACAAGCGTGTCAGCGAACTCCGCGATCGTCTTTGGAAGAAGAAAGCGGCGCTGCAGCAGAAAGAGAATCTTCCA AATGGCTTCCCCGTTAAGGAAAAGGCTTCAAAAGATACCCAACCCAAG GTGTCTTCTGATGGACAGCCCCCTCAATCAGGAGGTCAGTCTCGTGTGGCTGCCGTGGGGCCGTACATCCAGTCGTCCACCATGCCACGCGGTCCAGCCAGACAGGATCTGGTGAAGCCCGTCTACCCCGAGGGCGCAGCCACACTGCCACATCAGGACAGGAGTACCGGCACGGTGTCGGCACCGGCCAAACCTGGCACAG gtcTTCCGACGTCAAAGGCACCTAAAGTGTCTGATTGGAGCTCATCTCCCACAGGTTCTACCACCAGCCATGCTTCCTCCACTTTACCACGACTGCCAAGCCAAGCGCCTCAAGAGCAAG CTCCAGACGACACAGACGTGTTGAAAAGAGGACAGCAGGACCGAAAGCGCCCGATCTCCATGTTTGAATCCAGTGAACAGTCCACAGCCTCCCTACGCAAGAACCAGAGCAGTGAGGACCTTGCGAGAGACGCCCAG AATGCTGCCAAAAACCCGGTTAAAGTTCCCCCTCCCGTTCCAAGCAAACCTCGACAGGTCAATCTGCCCTTCCCAAATGCGGGCACCTTTCCAGGCAAGGGCAAACTGAGCGGCCAGCAGCAGCGCACACCTCTTCCACCCACTCAGAGCAACACACTTCCACTCCCATCCAAACAGGAAACCCCACCGGCTGCCACTGTTCGACCTTTTACCCCGGAGCCCAAGGAGCCCTCTATCCAGAAACCTCAGACAGTGGCAGCCAGCTCCATCTACTCCATGTACACAAAGCAGCCAGCAGTAAGCAAAGGCATTCAGCAAGGCATTCAGGGAGCGCTGAACCGGTCCCACAACCGCTACAACTTTGTCAGCA TGTACGGGAAACCAGTGATCCCCACAGGCCAGCAATCCCAGTCACCGCAAATGGACAACCCCTACATGGAGCGTCCGAATGTCCCCGAAATGGAGACCGACCAAGGCACGAACGGCGCTCCGGCTCCCGAGAACCAGGAGACCGAACGAATCCCGCGCCCGCTTAGCCCCACCAAGCtgctgcccttcatctccaacCCCTACCGCAACCAGAGTGACATGGACCTCGAGGCGCTGCGCAAGAAGCTCTGCAATGCTCCGAGGCCTCTTAAAAAGCGCAGCTCCATCACCGAACCTGAAGGTCCTGCGGGTCCTAACATGCAGAAACTTCTCTACCAGAAAACCACGCTGGCTGCCATGGAAACCACAGTCAGTCCTCCCAGACCTGCAGAAGAAAAGAGCGCATCACCCGATCCGGTCAACACAGAGCCATCAGAACCCGAATCCCCCGAGCAGCCGCTTACTGACCCGCTGCCACCTATACACGTCCTGAAAATCGACGGCGAGGACTTCATACCGCCCCCGCCGCCGTCTCACCCTGCTCCTCGCCCCGAAGACGCTCTCCTAATCCCACCGCCTCCTCCTCCTGAGGTCGAAGAGCAGCTCCCGTTGCCTGCTGAAAGTTATGTAGAGGAGTTCCCTCcctatcctcctcctccttatcCAAGCGGTGCTGAGCAGGAAGCTCTGGGGGATGACACATTAAACATGAAGCCACCAGAGGTCATGGGACAGGTTCCTCTACCACCA ggcAAGCGGACAAATTTGCGCAAGGATGGATCGGAACGCATCGACCATAGCATGAGGGTGAAATTCAACCCCTTGGCTTTGCTTCTGGACTCTTCTCTGGAGGGAGAGTACGATCTGGTGCAGCGAATCATCTACGAG GTGGAAGACCCCAGTCTGCCCAATGACGAAGGGATCACAGCCCTACACAACGCCGTCTGCGCCGGTCACACAGAGATCGTCAAATTCCTCGTACAGTTCGGAGTCAACGTCAACGCTGCTGACAGCGACGGCTG GACTCCGCTGCACTGCGCCGCGTCCTGTAATAACGTCCAGGTGTGCAAGTTCCTGGTGGAGTCCGGAGCAGCCGTGTTTGCCGCCACCTACAGCGACCTCCAGACGGCCGCGGATAAGTGCGAGGAGTTGGAGGAAGGCTACACCCAGTGCTCGCAGTTCCTCTATG GAGTGCAGGAGAAAATGGGCATCATGAACCGTGGTGTGGTGTACGCGCTGTGGGACTACGCGAGCGGCGAAGACGACGAGCTGCAGTTTAAAGAGGGAGACTGCATGACTGTGGTGAGGAGAGAGGACGAGGACGAGATCGAGTGGTGGTGGGCACGCATGGGAGACAAGGAAGGATACATTCCCAGGAACTTACTCGGG CTATATCCAAGAATAAAGCCACGACAAAGGAGTTTGGCGTAA